A single genomic interval of Rosistilla ulvae harbors:
- the proC gene encoding pyrroline-5-carboxylate reductase, translating into MESTKPQLALIGGGKMGRALVQGMIDAGFTTADRVTVGDRNTDSQAWWKQNVPQAKVTADSKTAVEAADVVLLAIKPHGVPAVVAELKRTARKSLLISVAAGIQLGTLVRQFGCSRVVRVMPNTPSLVGAGASAYCCGDDVSSEDAAYVDGMLSSVGKAFRVDDKLMDAVTGVSGSGPAYVCMIIEALADGGVLSGLPRDLAMQLATQTVLGTATLIQQTGSHPAVLKDAVASPGGTTIAGIAALERGGLRNTLISAVQAAALRGEELGKG; encoded by the coding sequence ATGGAAAGTACCAAACCGCAACTTGCACTGATCGGTGGCGGAAAGATGGGGCGGGCGTTGGTCCAGGGAATGATCGACGCAGGTTTCACGACAGCCGACCGGGTCACCGTGGGAGATCGGAACACCGATTCGCAGGCTTGGTGGAAACAGAACGTTCCGCAGGCCAAGGTCACCGCCGACAGCAAGACCGCTGTGGAAGCAGCCGATGTCGTCCTGTTGGCGATCAAGCCGCACGGCGTTCCGGCGGTCGTTGCGGAATTAAAACGAACAGCCCGCAAGTCGCTGCTGATCTCGGTCGCGGCGGGGATTCAATTGGGGACGCTGGTCCGCCAATTCGGCTGCAGCCGCGTAGTCCGCGTGATGCCCAACACTCCTTCTCTGGTTGGTGCCGGTGCCAGCGCCTACTGCTGTGGCGACGATGTCAGCAGTGAAGACGCAGCCTATGTCGACGGAATGCTCTCCTCGGTCGGCAAAGCGTTCCGCGTTGACGACAAATTGATGGATGCGGTCACCGGAGTCAGCGGCAGCGGGCCGGCCTATGTCTGCATGATCATCGAAGCCTTGGCCGATGGCGGCGTGTTGTCGGGGTTACCACGCGACCTGGCGATGCAGCTGGCGACGCAGACGGTGCTAGGAACCGCAACCCTTATCCAACAGACCGGCTCGCACCCCGCAGTCCTCAAAGACGCTGTCGCCAGTCCCGGCGGGACCACGATCGCCGGGATCGCCGCCTTGGAGCGCGGTGGACTGCGAAACACCTTGATCTCCGCTGTCCAAGCCGCCGCCCTTCGCGGTGAAGAACTGGGCAAAGGCTGA